GGTGACGGACGCGCGGCTCGTGGCCGCAACCGCGCCCCGGGCCGCCTACCGCGGCGCCTCGAGCAGCCGCGCCTCGCAGTCGTCGCAGGTGATCGCGTACACCTGCTGCGATCGACAGCACGACTCGACGGTCTCCTCGCCGAGCGAAACTGGCCCGTTACAGCGCGGACAACGCTCGAGAAACGCCCGCAGGCCGTTCGCCAACCGGCTGCGGTGGGCGAGGGGCCGCCGGTTCCAGTCGGGGATCTGATCGGCGAGCACCTGCGCCCCCGCGAGATCGGCAAGCAGTGCCGGTTCCGACTCCCAGCGACCGACCAGCCGTTCGTCGACCCGGACGGATACGCGCTCGTCGCGCCGATCGATCGTTACCGCCTCGGGATCGGTCTCGAGGAAGCGCGCGACCTGTCGCCGACGGTCGCCGTCCCGACGCACGTCGATCTCGGTTTGCCAGGCGCTACGAACCGGATCCGGCAGGCAGACGTCGTCGGTCGGCTGGTCGGCGTCGGTCCGATCCTCGCCGTCCGTACAGGGAACGACGATCCGGTGCTCGAGGAAGACGCGTTCGGGATCGATCGACGCTGGCGCAGAATCAACCGCAGGATCCTCCTCGTGGGTCGGCCCTGCCGGCGGCTGTACGTTCGTATCTGCTGCGGCCGCGGCGGGTGACGGCCCCTTGTCGAACGCTGCGAGCAGCCAGTCCGGGAAGTACCGCTTCGTCAGCGTCGGCGTTCCCGGCACCAGATAGCCCCGGAAGTAGATTGCGGCGACCGACAGCGCGAAGACGACCGGCGCCGCCGGGAGGGACGCGACGGCGACGGCAGCCGAGAGGGCAACCGCGAGCGCGATGTTGACCGCGGTACACGGGAGACATCGATTGGAACCCGTGTACTCCGGTCGACGGAGCCGCTCGAGCGGCCCCGTGCGTTCGGATGCCATACCGGAACGATCATGGCAGTTACCAAAAACGTTCGCCCCGGACGCACCGCGAGCGACTGCAGCGGCGGAGCCGGCGCGAGCTCACTCGAAGGCCTCGAGCGACCCGTCAAGCCTGTTTCCCGGCGCGAGAACCCGGCCGGTGACTTATACGGGCCATCGTGGTAGCCCCCGACGGGATGCCCGCGATCGACACGACAGCGCTCACCAAGGAGTACGGCGACCTCACCGCCGTCGACGGGTTGGATCTGACGGTTCGGGAGGGGGAGGTGTTCGGCTTCCTCGGCCCGAACGGGGCCGGGAAGTCGACCACGATCAACATGTTGCTCGATTTCACCCGTCCGACGGCGGGCTCGGCGACCGTGCTGGGCTACGATGCGCAGGCCGAGGCCGACCGGATCAGTCCACGGATCGGAATCATTCCCGAGGGGTTCGACATCTACCCGCGACTCGACGGCCGCCGCCACGTCGAGTTCGCCGTCGAGACCAAGGACGCCGACGACGACCCCGACGACGTACTGGACCGCGTCGGTCTCGAGCCCGCAGCCCGGGATCGGGCGGCCGGCGAGTACTCGACGGGGATGCGCCAGCGTCTCGCGATGGGAATGGCGCTGGTCGGCGACCCCGACCTCCTGATCATGGACGAACCCTCGAGCGGCCTCGATCCGCACGGCATCCGCGAACTGCAGGACCTCGTTCGCGCGGAGGCCGAGCGGGGGACGACCGTCTTCTTCTCGAGCCACATCTTAGAGCACGTCGAAGCCGTCTGCGACCGCGTGGGGGTGTTGAACGACGGCGAACTCGTCGCCGTCGACACGATCGACGGCCTGCGCGAGTCGATCGGCGGCGAGTCGACGGTGGGACTCGCGCTCGCCGGTCCCGCCGAGGAACTCGCTCCCGTCGCAAAATCGATCGACGGCGTGACCGACGTCGCGGCGTCCGGACGGACGCTCGAGTGTACGATCGTCGATCCGGCGGCGAAGGCGACCGTCGTGACCGAACTCGTCGACGCGGGCGCGACGATTCGGGACGTCCGGATTCGGGACGTCTCCCTCGAGTCGCTGTTCGCGAGTCTGACCGGCGACGCGGACGCCGCGGACGCGAACGCGGCGCCGGAATCCGACGCGAGTCCGCCGACCGCGGGTTCGGAGGTGGCCGAATGACCTCCCACATCGGCACCGTCGCGCGCAAGGAGTTCGACGACGCCGGCCGGTCGAAGCTGCTCTGGGCGCTGATCGGATTGCTCGTCGGCATCGTGGTCATCGGCTACGCGGCGATCTGGTACACGGCCGACGACGTGACCGCGGCCGAGATGCTGAGCTTCCTCGGCTTTCCGCTGCAGACGATCGTGCCGATCGCCGCGCTCATCGCCGGCTACATGGCGGTCGTCGGCGAGCGCCGGTCGGGCAGCATCAAACTCCTGCTCGGCCTGCCGCCGAACCGGACGGACGTCGTCTTCGGCAAGTTGCTCGGACGGATGGCCGTCGTGGCCGCGGCCGTCGTCCTCGCCTTTCTGGTCGCGCTCGTCCTGAGCGCCGTCCTCTTCGGCGGCGTGCCGATCGTCGACTGGCTCGGCTTCGCCGCGGTCACGCTGCTGTTCGGCGTCGCCTTCGCCGGACTGGCCGTCGGCGTCTCCGCCGCCGTCGCCACCCGCGGCAAGTCGATGGCGCTCGTCGTCGGGATCTACATGCTCCTCGTCGCGCTGTGGGAACTCGTCACCGCGGGCCCGTACTACCTCGTCTACGGCGAGGGCCCGCCCGTCGAAGCCGAGACGTGGTACCTCCTCCTCGAGCAGTTCAATCCGATGTCGGCCTACACGACGCTGGCGAGCGAGACGGTCGAGGGGACCGTCCCGCCCTTCACCTTCCAGTACGGCCTCGAGAGCTTCGAGGCGTCGCAGCTGACGCCGGCCGAGCGCTACGCCGGCGCGGGCGACGCGCCCTTCTTCCTGCAGGACTGGTTCGGCGTCGTCGTGCTGCTGTGCTGGCTGGTCGTGCCCGTCGCGATCGGCTACTATCGGTTTCAGAAGACGGATCTGTAGTCCGAGCCGCGGGTGCGATCAGTACATCCGCAGCAACTGCGCGTGGCGGGTCTCCCCGACCTCGAGGACGTTCGCCTCGTCGATGAACCCTTCCTCGATCGCGAGTTCGACCGCGCGGGTGCCGACGATGTTGGCGATGTCGGCCCGCGCGAGGCTGTCGATCACGGCGCTTTCCTCGACCTCGTCGCCGCCGTAGAACTCCTCGTTGACGGTCAACGAGACCGCGTCGGTTTCGAACGTCTCGCCGAGCACGTCGCTGTCGCAGACGGCGACCAGCAGCCCCTCTTCGGTCTGTCGTTCGTTGACGATCATTTACTCCAACTGCCAGTCCTCGTCGTCGCGGTCGGACGCGCGACCGGGATCGGTGATGGTCACGTCCGCGTCCTCGGGTTCGCCCTGCTGGAACGCGGACTCGCGGCCCGCGCCGGCGCCGCCCGGCGCCTCGCCGAACATCTCCTCGCGTTCCTCCATGACCCGCTGTTCGGCGCGCTCGCGCATCTCGTTTGCTTCGTCGGCGATCTCCTCGGCCTCGTCGTACTCGCCCAGCTCCTCGAGGATGTGAGCCTTCTCCTCTAACACCTGCGCGTTGCGCATTCCCAGCCGGATCGCGTTGTCGATGCAGTGCAGCGCCTCTTCGGACAGCCCGCGCTCCGAGAGGAAGAACGCGCGGTTGAACCAGCCCTCGGCGAACCGCTCGTCGATCTCGACCGCGCGCTCAGCGTGCTCTAAGGCCTGGGCGGTCTCGCCGAACTCCCAGAGCGCGTACGCGAGGTTGGTTTCGGCGGTCGCGGCGTGCTCGCTCGAGTCGTCGATCCGCAGGGCTTCGCGGTGGGCGCCGATGGCCTCGTCCCACTCCTCGAGTTCGGCGTGGGCGACGCCCTTGTTCACCCAGGCCTCCTGCTCGACGCGGTCGTCCTCGGCGAAGTGAGCGGTCCGCTCGAAGGCTTCGGTGGCCTGCTCGTAGCGGTTGATCTGCATGTAGTTCAGGCCGACGTCGAGCAGCTCCTGGGCGTCGACCTCGTCGCTCGCGACGTTGTGCTTGTCGAGCGTGTCGGTGACGACGCGGGAGTCGACCGGGTCGACCTTCGAGGGGTCGACGTCCAGTTCCGGCGGGTCGAGATCGAACTCGTCGTAGGGGTCGTCGAAGCCCTCCCCTTCGGAGAACTCGTGCCGATCGTCGTCGGCCTCGCGGTCAGTCATTAGCCGAATTTGGCGTCGCGGGCTGTTAAGGGCTGCGACCTGGGTACCGCCGGCGAGCCCGACGTTCGTCTCGGTGGCGGTGTCGACAGCGGTCGATCGACCAGCACCAGCGGGACCGCCACCGTTGAGTACCGCGCCCACGACTGCTCGCGTATGCGACTGTTCGTCAGCGTCGACCTTCCCGACGAACTCGCGGAGTCAGTTGCCGACCTGCAAGCGGAGTTCGCCGACGCCGGCGGGCTGAACGTCACCGACCCCGAGCAGGCCCACATCACGCTGAAATTCCTCGGCGACGTCGAGGAGCGTCGCCTCCCCGACCTCAAGCAGGAACTCGCGGCCGCCGTCGAGGACGCCGGCGTCGAGCCCTTCGAGGCGCGGTTCGGCGGCCTGGGCGTGTTCCCCAGCCTCGAGTACATCAGCGTCGTCTGGTTCGGCACCGAGACGGGCGGCGAGGAACTCGCGCGGCTCCACGAGGCCGTCGAGGACCGCACGACCGCGATGGGGTTCGAGCCGGAGGACCACGACTTCACGCCCCACGTCACGCTCGCGCGGATGGAACACGCCGCCGGGAAGGAACTGGTCCAGGAACTCGTGCAGGAACGCGACCCGACCATCGGCGAGATGCGCGTCGACGAGGTACGGCTAACCGAGAGCACGCTGACCGACGACGGGCCGGTCTACTCGACGGTCGAATCGTTCCCGCTCGAGTGAGGATACCGCTTCGATCGGCAACTGTCGGCCGTTGGCCGTCAGTAGCCACGCCCCGGAACGGTCGCGTCGCGCCCGAGGAGCACGTACAGGACGAGACCGAGCAGCGGCGCGAAGAAGACGACGACCGCCCAGAGAAACGCCGGGTGGGTGCTGTTGCGCTGTGCGTCCGAGTACGTCCAGACGACCATCCCGAGGTAGACGGCCATCAGAACGGCGAAGATCAGGAAGGCGAACGCGC
The DNA window shown above is from Halopiger xanaduensis SH-6 and carries:
- a CDS encoding ABC transporter ATP-binding protein codes for the protein MPAIDTTALTKEYGDLTAVDGLDLTVREGEVFGFLGPNGAGKSTTINMLLDFTRPTAGSATVLGYDAQAEADRISPRIGIIPEGFDIYPRLDGRRHVEFAVETKDADDDPDDVLDRVGLEPAARDRAAGEYSTGMRQRLAMGMALVGDPDLLIMDEPSSGLDPHGIRELQDLVRAEAERGTTVFFSSHILEHVEAVCDRVGVLNDGELVAVDTIDGLRESIGGESTVGLALAGPAEELAPVAKSIDGVTDVAASGRTLECTIVDPAAKATVVTELVDAGATIRDVRIRDVSLESLFASLTGDADAADANAAPESDASPPTAGSEVAE
- a CDS encoding ABC transporter permease, with protein sequence MTSHIGTVARKEFDDAGRSKLLWALIGLLVGIVVIGYAAIWYTADDVTAAEMLSFLGFPLQTIVPIAALIAGYMAVVGERRSGSIKLLLGLPPNRTDVVFGKLLGRMAVVAAAVVLAFLVALVLSAVLFGGVPIVDWLGFAAVTLLFGVAFAGLAVGVSAAVATRGKSMALVVGIYMLLVALWELVTAGPYYLVYGEGPPVEAETWYLLLEQFNPMSAYTTLASETVEGTVPPFTFQYGLESFEASQLTPAERYAGAGDAPFFLQDWFGVVVLLCWLVVPVAIGYYRFQKTDL
- a CDS encoding DUF424 domain-containing protein, with product MIVNERQTEEGLLVAVCDSDVLGETFETDAVSLTVNEEFYGGDEVEESAVIDSLARADIANIVGTRAVELAIEEGFIDEANVLEVGETRHAQLLRMY
- a CDS encoding tetratricopeptide repeat protein — translated: MTDREADDDRHEFSEGEGFDDPYDEFDLDPPELDVDPSKVDPVDSRVVTDTLDKHNVASDEVDAQELLDVGLNYMQINRYEQATEAFERTAHFAEDDRVEQEAWVNKGVAHAELEEWDEAIGAHREALRIDDSSEHAATAETNLAYALWEFGETAQALEHAERAVEIDERFAEGWFNRAFFLSERGLSEEALHCIDNAIRLGMRNAQVLEEKAHILEELGEYDEAEEIADEANEMRERAEQRVMEEREEMFGEAPGGAGAGRESAFQQGEPEDADVTITDPGRASDRDDEDWQLE
- the thpR gene encoding RNA 2',3'-cyclic phosphodiesterase yields the protein MRLFVSVDLPDELAESVADLQAEFADAGGLNVTDPEQAHITLKFLGDVEERRLPDLKQELAAAVEDAGVEPFEARFGGLGVFPSLEYISVVWFGTETGGEELARLHEAVEDRTTAMGFEPEDHDFTPHVTLARMEHAAGKELVQELVQERDPTIGEMRVDEVRLTESTLTDDGPVYSTVESFPLE
- a CDS encoding PLDc N-terminal domain-containing protein, producing MPSIIIAAGFGAFAFLIFAVLMAVYLGMVVWTYSDAQRNSTHPAFLWAVVVFFAPLLGLVLYVLLGRDATVPGRGY